A section of the Paenibacillus odorifer genome encodes:
- a CDS encoding RNA polymerase sigma factor translates to MPKLIENYILMQPKHFFSYFISECLIKSNGSDGVEDSEIIQLYFARNERAVEETSKKYRNYCTRIAHNILSNAEDSEECVNDTFLGAWEAIPPKSPAKLSSFLGRITRNIALNKYDYYMAKKRNKKFDTILDELNDCLSSSDNVETQYEEAQIAESISKFLHNIKEDQRDIFLRRYWYSDSLADIAARFSISESKTKSILFRTRKKLQIYLQKEGYFL, encoded by the coding sequence ATGCCGAAGCTTATAGAAAATTATATTTTAATGCAACCTAAACACTTCTTTTCCTACTTTATAAGTGAATGCTTAATCAAATCGAACGGAAGTGATGGAGTGGAAGATAGTGAAATCATACAATTGTATTTTGCACGTAATGAAAGGGCAGTAGAAGAAACATCGAAAAAATATAGAAATTATTGTACTCGGATCGCTCATAACATTTTGTCTAATGCTGAAGATTCGGAAGAATGTGTTAACGATACCTTTCTTGGTGCATGGGAAGCAATACCGCCGAAGTCTCCTGCAAAGCTGTCCTCTTTTCTGGGGAGAATCACACGAAATATTGCTTTGAACAAATATGATTATTACATGGCTAAAAAACGGAATAAAAAATTCGATACGATTCTTGATGAATTAAACGATTGTTTATCCTCTTCAGACAACGTTGAAACCCAATACGAGGAAGCACAAATAGCCGAATCTATAAGCAAATTTCTACACAACATTAAGGAAGATCAGCGGGATATTTTTTTGAGGCGTTACTGGTATTCTGATTCTTTGGCCGATATTGCCGCACGCTTCTCAATCAGTGAAAGCAAAACCAAATCAATTCTTTTCAGAACACGCAAAAAACTCCAAATATATCTTCAGAAAGAGGGTTATTTCCTTTGA
- a CDS encoding helix-turn-helix transcriptional regulator yields MTSSSIHNIYNGYFDALFEAPSMRDTTERKHFAQSSTQGYVDRVITPSGIEIVDSDYRFADDRLVQVQSEAAMIELSFCLQGSGEVHVTDTSHELMPDSCSLQFMQDFQAEFHYRSAEPIRLLSIGVPVTLFDSWMEDQGSSHARSLSGLLDSRAFRMFRMPILPETTRLLVQLRDCPYHTSMRRLYVEGKALELLSVYFDVFLFEQKHIKRSLHLSRSDRENIRKARDIILDHMANPPSLIELSKLAGINEYKLKVGFKEEYGTTVFAYLRNKRLEKAWEIISTGDISVSQTATMVGYNNFSHFAEAFRKQYGINPSEVIKKR; encoded by the coding sequence ATGACAAGTTCATCTATTCATAACATCTATAACGGGTATTTCGATGCTTTGTTTGAGGCTCCGTCTATGAGGGACACTACAGAGAGGAAACATTTTGCACAATCCAGTACCCAAGGATACGTCGATAGGGTGATCACACCCTCCGGGATCGAAATTGTTGATAGTGATTACCGTTTTGCTGATGATCGCCTAGTTCAGGTTCAATCCGAAGCAGCAATGATTGAGTTAAGCTTTTGTCTGCAGGGGAGCGGGGAAGTTCATGTTACAGATACTAGCCATGAGTTAATGCCCGATAGTTGTTCATTGCAGTTCATGCAGGATTTCCAGGCGGAATTTCACTATCGCAGTGCTGAACCTATCCGTTTATTGTCCATAGGTGTACCAGTTACACTATTTGATTCATGGATGGAGGATCAAGGCTCTTCACATGCTCGCAGCTTATCCGGACTGTTAGATTCACGTGCTTTTCGAATGTTCCGTATGCCTATTCTTCCAGAAACCACCCGATTATTGGTGCAATTGAGAGACTGTCCATATCATACCTCCATGCGCCGGTTGTACGTAGAGGGGAAGGCATTAGAACTCTTATCTGTATATTTTGACGTTTTTCTTTTTGAGCAAAAGCATATTAAACGCAGTTTGCATTTATCACGTAGTGACCGAGAAAACATTCGGAAAGCCAGGGATATCATCCTTGACCACATGGCAAACCCACCATCGCTAATCGAATTGTCCAAGCTGGCAGGCATTAACGAATACAAATTAAAAGTTGGATTTAAGGAAGAGTACGGAACAACTGTATTTGCATATTTACGGAACAAACGTTTAGAAAAAGCATGGGAAATCATAAGTACCGGGGATATTAGTGTCAGCCAAACAGCGACGATGGTAGGTTACAACAACTTTAGTCATTTTGCCGAAGCTTTTCGGAAGCAATATGGAATTAATCCTTCAGAAGTAATTAAAAAACGATAA
- a CDS encoding ABC transporter substrate-binding protein has translation MFSLKRISFAGIALIMMVMLYGCGKSGQEAKGDVELPVNPVRIADVSGSTEELLVLGYKPVITGNTDMANSLEITPILKKELPDVTPAGWFQTEVNLEAIIAASPDLILAGPTQEKIYDQLNMIAPTVRVPYGFNAFRERFAFVAEVLDKKAEMEAWLKVYDQRALLLHDQITEITKEETFAVIEATEKEIRIYSRTGIADMIFNDLGLPIAPGTPKPDPWGGKVTSLEALSTFNPDHIILLSDNDQNVLDQSKVWSNLKAVKSNNIYRMTSRQNYNEAFFALGKEALLEQIAEQIKEHIKQ, from the coding sequence ATGTTCAGTTTAAAACGGATCTCTTTTGCCGGAATCGCCTTAATCATGATGGTGATGCTGTACGGGTGTGGGAAATCAGGTCAGGAGGCTAAAGGAGATGTTGAATTACCGGTGAATCCGGTTAGAATTGCCGATGTATCCGGCTCAACGGAAGAACTTCTGGTGCTTGGATATAAACCTGTTATTACTGGGAATACAGATATGGCTAATTCATTAGAAATCACTCCTATTCTCAAAAAAGAACTGCCTGATGTAACTCCCGCTGGATGGTTTCAGACGGAAGTCAACTTAGAAGCGATCATTGCAGCAAGCCCTGATTTGATACTGGCAGGACCTACCCAAGAAAAAATCTATGATCAACTAAATATGATTGCTCCAACAGTGAGGGTGCCTTATGGCTTTAACGCTTTTAGAGAGCGATTTGCATTTGTTGCGGAGGTGCTTGATAAGAAAGCGGAAATGGAAGCGTGGTTGAAGGTCTATGATCAACGTGCTCTACTACTACATGATCAAATCACTGAGATAACCAAGGAAGAGACGTTTGCGGTAATCGAAGCTACAGAGAAAGAAATACGCATCTATTCCCGCACAGGTATTGCGGATATGATTTTTAATGATCTAGGATTACCCATCGCGCCAGGTACACCGAAGCCAGATCCATGGGGAGGGAAAGTGACAAGTCTAGAAGCACTGTCCACCTTTAATCCAGACCATATCATTTTATTATCCGATAATGACCAGAATGTTCTTGACCAAAGCAAGGTCTGGAGCAATCTGAAAGCTGTAAAATCGAATAATATATATCGTATGACAAGCAGACAAAATTATAATGAGGCTTTCTTTGCTTTAGGAAAAGAAGCATTGTTGGAGCAAATAGCCGAACAAATCAAGGAACATATCAAACAGTAA
- a CDS encoding chloramphenicol phosphotransferase CPT family protein, protein MKQGILVFLNGTSSSGKTSISTELIKQKEIPFYHLSIDDFFNNYNDFINNKFPDEPTREIDHQVVSQILDDSIFSVYHSTIKLLSEFGFNVIVDTVIDNDKRFNVFLDQFFDHPTLFIGVICSKEELIRREQTRGDRMIGLAASQFSKVYCFEEYDLEVNTEEMNSLECAEKILSFIKSNKEYSVFKKLSKRNVSVS, encoded by the coding sequence TTGAAGCAAGGGATATTAGTTTTTCTAAATGGAACTTCAAGTTCCGGAAAGACCTCCATATCGACTGAACTGATAAAACAGAAAGAGATTCCTTTTTATCATTTATCAATTGATGATTTTTTTAATAATTACAATGATTTTATTAATAATAAATTTCCAGATGAACCTACAAGAGAAATAGATCATCAAGTCGTTTCCCAAATATTGGATGATTCCATATTCTCAGTGTACCATTCGACAATTAAATTGTTATCAGAATTTGGTTTTAATGTAATAGTAGATACCGTAATCGACAACGATAAGAGGTTTAATGTGTTTCTTGATCAATTTTTCGATCACCCTACGTTATTTATAGGTGTAATATGCTCGAAAGAAGAACTCATAAGAAGAGAGCAAACAAGAGGAGATAGAATGATTGGACTAGCAGCTTCACAGTTTAGCAAAGTATATTGCTTTGAAGAATATGACCTCGAAGTAAATACGGAAGAGATGAATTCATTAGAATGTGCTGAAAAGATATTAAGTTTTATTAAGTCCAATAAGGAATACTCGGTATTTAAGAAATTAAGTAAAAGAAATGTTAGTGTTTCCTAG
- a CDS encoding GntR family transcriptional regulator, with the protein MKPKYQVIIEDIKSKILSGDYNVGEQIPTESALQSLYEVSRQTVRKAILELSNEGFLRSEKGSGTYVSNQYRTKTGGSSHKKTIGVITTYISDYIFPSIIRGIESRMNEDNYSLLLASTNNDVAQEKKALEMMLSYGVDGLIIEPTKSNLYNPNIAYYLSFKEQDIPLIMINAFYEEIELPFLCLDDVQSSYLATKELISKGHSQIGLIAKMDDLQGKYRMKGYIKALEEAKLRFYPEQIFSFNTETKQTLATNLKDFLNKNRDTLSAIVCYNDEVGLEVVNACRQLNISIPEELSIIGQDNSYIAQNANIKLTTLTHPQETMGRDAADWVIKKLQGKKDLPNNTYYQPVLIEGETVVER; encoded by the coding sequence ATGAAACCAAAGTATCAAGTGATTATAGAGGATATAAAAAGCAAGATCCTTTCAGGAGATTACAATGTAGGCGAACAAATTCCTACGGAGTCTGCCTTGCAGTCCTTGTACGAGGTTAGCAGACAGACTGTTAGAAAAGCCATTTTAGAGCTATCCAACGAAGGATTCCTCCGCAGCGAAAAAGGTTCTGGCACGTATGTCAGCAACCAATATCGCACAAAGACCGGCGGGAGTTCACATAAGAAGACGATCGGTGTAATTACGACGTATATCTCTGACTACATCTTCCCTTCTATTATCCGGGGGATTGAAAGCCGAATGAATGAGGATAACTATTCTCTATTATTGGCTAGTACCAATAACGATGTTGCGCAAGAAAAAAAAGCTCTCGAAATGATGTTGTCCTACGGCGTAGATGGTTTAATTATTGAACCTACGAAAAGTAATCTGTATAATCCCAATATTGCGTATTATCTGTCGTTTAAGGAGCAAGATATTCCACTCATTATGATTAATGCTTTTTATGAGGAAATAGAGCTCCCCTTCCTTTGTCTTGACGATGTGCAGTCCAGTTATCTGGCAACAAAAGAATTGATTTCCAAAGGCCACTCTCAAATTGGACTTATCGCAAAAATGGATGATTTACAAGGCAAATATCGAATGAAGGGTTATATCAAAGCCCTCGAAGAAGCTAAATTGCGGTTTTATCCAGAGCAAATATTTTCGTTCAACACCGAGACCAAACAAACCTTAGCTACGAACTTGAAGGATTTCCTAAATAAAAATAGAGATACCCTCTCTGCGATTGTCTGCTACAACGACGAGGTTGGTTTGGAAGTGGTCAATGCTTGCAGACAGCTGAACATTTCTATACCAGAGGAATTATCAATTATTGGCCAGGACAACTCCTATATTGCCCAAAATGCGAACATCAAACTGACCACTTTAACGCATCCCCAAGAAACTATGGGCCGTGATGCAGCGGATTGGGTCATTAAAAAATTACAAGGAAAAAAGGATCTTCCCAACAATACTTATTATCAACCTGTGTTAATTGAAGGAGAAACAGTAGTCGAGAGATAG
- a CDS encoding xylulokinase: MISNRLSIEEAINKGETSLGIEFGSTRIKAVLIDHSFQTIASGSYEWENQLKDGFWTYSLEDIIKGLQDAYREMKQEVQQNYGITLQTVGSIGFSAMMHGYMAFDEQDQLLVPFRTWRNATTGKAAKELTDVFKFNIPERWSIAHLYQAILNKEEHVPEIRFVTTLAGYIHWLLTGNKALGVGDASGMFPIDESIGNYNESMIQQFDELIAGKGYSLKTSDLLPKVYVAGEQAGLLTEAGAKILDPSLQLQAGIPLSPPEGDAGTGMVATNSVRKRTGNVSVGTSVFAMIVLEQELSKVYPEIDMVTTPDGSPVGMVHANNCSSDLNAWLGLFREFYEAMGQNVEADKLYSVLLNKALEADADAGGLLSYGYFSGENITGLEEGRPLFVRSPESKFNLANFMRAHLFSAFGALKIGMDILTKEENVAIDSILGHGGIFKTPVVGQKMMAASLNVPVSVMSTAGEGGAWGMAILASYMMNKNQEESLEDFLDQKVFKDVKGEEIHPDATDIKGFETFIERYKKGLAIEQSAVDNLV; encoded by the coding sequence GTGATATCGAATCGATTAAGCATCGAAGAAGCAATCAATAAGGGAGAAACTTCGCTAGGGATTGAATTTGGATCCACGCGTATTAAAGCAGTACTTATTGATCATAGTTTTCAAACGATCGCTTCTGGAAGTTATGAATGGGAAAATCAATTGAAAGACGGCTTTTGGACGTACAGCCTAGAAGATATTATCAAAGGTCTACAAGATGCTTATCGTGAGATGAAGCAAGAAGTTCAACAAAATTACGGAATCACCCTCCAAACCGTTGGTTCAATCGGGTTTTCTGCAATGATGCATGGATATATGGCTTTTGACGAACAGGATCAATTGCTCGTTCCGTTCCGGACTTGGCGTAATGCAACAACTGGTAAGGCAGCCAAAGAATTGACGGATGTATTTAAATTCAATATCCCGGAACGTTGGAGTATTGCTCATCTTTATCAGGCGATCTTAAACAAAGAAGAACATGTACCGGAGATTCGGTTTGTTACGACGTTGGCAGGATACATTCATTGGTTATTGACCGGCAACAAAGCACTTGGTGTTGGGGATGCTTCAGGTATGTTCCCGATTGATGAATCCATAGGGAATTATAATGAATCCATGATACAACAGTTTGATGAGCTTATTGCTGGCAAAGGTTATTCGCTGAAGACCAGCGATCTTCTTCCTAAGGTGTATGTTGCCGGTGAGCAAGCGGGTCTATTAACCGAAGCAGGAGCCAAAATTCTGGATCCATCATTGCAATTACAAGCTGGGATTCCGCTTAGCCCTCCAGAAGGGGATGCGGGAACCGGTATGGTTGCTACCAATAGTGTAAGAAAACGTACCGGGAATGTCTCCGTAGGAACCTCTGTTTTTGCCATGATCGTATTGGAACAAGAACTTTCTAAGGTTTATCCGGAAATTGATATGGTGACTACACCAGACGGAAGTCCGGTAGGTATGGTTCATGCTAATAACTGTTCAAGTGACCTTAACGCCTGGCTCGGATTATTCCGTGAGTTCTATGAAGCAATGGGGCAAAACGTAGAAGCTGATAAATTGTACAGCGTATTGCTGAATAAGGCTTTGGAAGCAGACGCAGATGCGGGTGGATTGCTCAGTTACGGGTATTTCTCGGGTGAGAACATTACGGGGTTAGAAGAAGGCCGTCCGCTATTTGTACGTTCGCCTGAGAGCAAATTTAATCTGGCTAACTTTATGCGTGCACATTTGTTCAGCGCCTTTGGTGCTTTGAAAATTGGAATGGACATTTTGACGAAAGAAGAGAATGTAGCCATAGATAGTATTTTAGGACATGGCGGTATATTTAAGACTCCGGTTGTTGGCCAAAAAATGATGGCAGCTTCACTGAATGTTCCTGTTTCCGTAATGTCAACTGCTGGAGAAGGCGGCGCATGGGGAATGGCTATTCTTGCCTCCTACATGATGAACAAAAATCAGGAAGAAAGCTTGGAAGACTTCCTCGATCAAAAAGTGTTCAAAGATGTAAAGGGAGAAGAAATTCATCCCGATGCAACCGACATTAAAGGCTTTGAAACCTTTATCGAACGTTATAAAAAAGGTTTGGCGATTGAGCAATCCGCTGTTGATAATTTAGTCTGA